From one Melioribacteraceae bacterium genomic stretch:
- a CDS encoding DUF1761 domain-containing protein produces the protein MYIADVNYLAVIVSAIAAMFVGAMWYGPLFGKMWMGYMGKTEEQLKEGFNPAKTYSLALLGHFVSLAVMANLFVYLNVVTLGAALHTAFWTWLGFTFATNFITGLFEDKKFGLLVIDEVYHLVVFLVGAVIIYVW, from the coding sequence ATGTATATAGCCGATGTGAATTATTTAGCAGTAATTGTTTCAGCAATTGCGGCAATGTTTGTCGGTGCTATGTGGTACGGACCGCTGTTCGGTAAAATGTGGATGGGATATATGGGTAAAACCGAAGAGCAACTGAAAGAAGGATTTAATCCGGCTAAAACTTATAGTTTGGCCCTGCTTGGACATTTTGTCTCCCTTGCTGTAATGGCAAACTTGTTTGTGTATCTAAATGTGGTAACTCTCGGTGCAGCTTTGCATACGGCTTTCTGGACATGGCTCGGATTTACTTTTGCTACAAATTTTATCACCGGTTTATTCGAAGACAAAAAATTTGGTCTTCTTGTTATAGATGAAGTTTATCATCTTGTGGTTTTCTTAGTTGGTGCTGTTATTATTTATGTTTGGTAA
- the fbaA gene encoding class II fructose-bisphosphate aldolase, which produces MPVVNFEKYCKMLDNAKKNKFAYPAINVTSEITANAVLEALAETKSDGIIQVSTGGGEFASGKMLKDAALGAISIANHIHLVADRYDINVALHTDHCQPKKVDSFLRPLIAESKKRVAEGKLPLFNSHMFDGSELPLDENMKIALELLKECNELGIILEVEAGVVGGEEDGVSNEDAPAEKLYTTPEDMLYVYEKLSQVKGARYMFAATFGNVHGVYKPGNVKLRPSILKDGQAAVIAKYGEAAAFDLVFHGGSGSSLEEIRETLDYGVIKMNVDTDTQYAFTRPIVDHFFKNYDGVLKVEGEVGNKKVYDPRAYLKMAENGMKERVKQAVSDLRGEGTTLGV; this is translated from the coding sequence ATGCCAGTTGTAAATTTTGAAAAATATTGCAAAATGTTGGATAACGCTAAGAAAAATAAATTTGCTTATCCGGCGATTAATGTGACTTCCGAGATTACCGCAAATGCTGTTCTAGAAGCTTTGGCAGAAACAAAATCTGATGGAATAATTCAAGTCAGTACCGGTGGCGGTGAATTTGCTTCAGGTAAAATGTTAAAAGACGCGGCACTCGGAGCAATTTCAATAGCTAATCATATACATCTAGTGGCCGATAGATATGATATAAATGTTGCACTACATACAGATCATTGTCAGCCTAAGAAGGTTGATTCATTCTTGAGACCATTAATAGCTGAATCAAAAAAGCGAGTTGCGGAAGGCAAGCTTCCATTATTTAATTCACATATGTTTGATGGAAGTGAATTACCGCTTGATGAGAATATGAAGATTGCTCTTGAATTATTAAAAGAATGTAATGAACTCGGAATTATTTTAGAAGTTGAAGCGGGCGTTGTTGGTGGCGAAGAAGACGGTGTAAGTAATGAAGATGCTCCCGCGGAAAAACTTTATACGACTCCCGAAGACATGCTTTACGTTTATGAAAAATTGAGTCAAGTTAAAGGTGCACGATATATGTTTGCTGCAACATTCGGAAACGTTCACGGTGTGTACAAACCGGGTAATGTGAAATTACGTCCATCTATATTAAAAGATGGTCAAGCCGCAGTTATTGCAAAATATGGTGAAGCCGCAGCATTCGATTTAGTATTTCATGGTGGAAGCGGTTCATCTCTTGAGGAGATTAGAGAAACTTTAGACTACGGTGTTATTAAAATGAATGTTGATACTGATACGCAGTACGCATTCACTCGTCCGATTGTTGATCACTTCTTTAAGAATTATGATGGCGTATTAAAAGTTGAGGGTGAAGTAGGTAACAAAAAAGTCTACGATCCGCGTGCATACTTAAAGATGGCAGAGAATGGAATGAAAGAAAGAGTTAAACAAGCAGTTAGTGATTTACGCGGTGAAGGAACGACATTAGGAGTATAA
- a CDS encoding isoaspartyl peptidase/L-asparaginase, translating to MKGKSTLILITLLLFSLALFSQENISQKHNYGIVIHGGAGSIVPGRYTPEEEEEYRIKLNEALDAGFKILEKNGSSLDAVEAAIKILEDSPLFNAGKGSVFTSNGLNELDASIMNGKTLEAGAVAGLRHIRNPISLARAVMEKSKHVMLISNGAEQFAIQNGFELVDSSYFFTQERWDDLQRVLENEKNGQSFLNDPESKFGTVGAAALDKHGNLAAGTSTGGMTNKKFGRVGDVPVIGAGTYANNNTCAISATGHGEYFIRLGVARDISAMMEYQNKTLQQAADEVIFEKLHELGGTGGVIAIDKEGNIVMPFNTPGMFRGFKLEGKDPVVLFFKDNQ from the coding sequence ATGAAAGGAAAATCAACACTAATATTAATTACCCTTCTTCTTTTTTCTCTCGCACTTTTCTCACAAGAAAATATATCACAAAAACATAATTATGGGATTGTAATTCATGGTGGTGCTGGGTCTATTGTTCCCGGAAGATATACTCCTGAAGAAGAGGAAGAATATCGCATCAAATTAAACGAAGCTTTAGATGCCGGGTTTAAGATTTTAGAAAAAAACGGAAGCAGCCTGGATGCAGTTGAAGCAGCTATTAAAATCCTTGAAGATTCACCACTTTTTAATGCTGGTAAAGGATCAGTATTTACCTCTAACGGATTAAACGAACTTGATGCCTCAATAATGAATGGCAAAACTTTAGAAGCCGGTGCAGTGGCAGGATTAAGGCATATTCGAAACCCGATTTCACTCGCAAGAGCTGTAATGGAAAAATCAAAGCATGTTATGTTAATTAGTAATGGAGCCGAACAGTTTGCAATTCAAAATGGATTTGAACTTGTAGATTCCTCTTATTTCTTTACTCAAGAACGGTGGGATGATTTACAGCGAGTATTAGAAAATGAAAAAAATGGACAGTCGTTTCTGAATGATCCTGAATCGAAATTTGGAACTGTAGGTGCTGCTGCTTTGGATAAGCATGGAAATCTTGCTGCAGGGACTTCTACCGGAGGTATGACAAATAAAAAATTCGGAAGAGTGGGAGATGTGCCGGTAATTGGAGCTGGTACTTATGCAAATAATAATACATGTGCAATTTCCGCAACCGGGCATGGGGAATACTTTATTAGACTTGGTGTTGCTCGAGACATTTCGGCGATGATGGAATATCAAAACAAAACTTTACAACAAGCTGCGGATGAGGTTATTTTTGAAAAACTGCACGAGCTAGGAGGAACCGGAGGTGTTATAGCAATTGATAAAGAGGGTAACATCGTTATGCCGTTTAACACACCGGGAATGTTCCGCGGATTTAAATTAGAGGGGAAAGATCCTGTTGTATTATTCTTCAAGGATAATCAATAA
- a CDS encoding HAD family hydrolase, which produces MDSNISTVVFDLDGTLVQSHTNIYKATMYAFEKLKIVDILPEKQFYNKIGHHFEDIFADFRIVVDDFEKFIKVYKDAYFDFIDSSILYPYVEKVLDELKARNINIALLTTKGQDQADRIIDHFNLSQHFDYIMGRRLGIAHKPAPDMLLHICEKLNASPASVLMVGDTEMDILCGKNAGSRTCGVTYGYRTKEELQNLNPDFVIDELNELLKFL; this is translated from the coding sequence ATGGATTCAAACATTTCTACAGTTGTTTTTGATTTAGATGGTACGCTAGTTCAATCTCACACAAATATTTATAAAGCCACTATGTACGCTTTTGAGAAACTAAAGATTGTTGACATTCTACCTGAAAAACAATTCTATAATAAAATTGGTCATCACTTTGAAGATATTTTTGCTGATTTCAGAATAGTTGTGGATGATTTCGAAAAGTTTATTAAAGTATACAAAGATGCATACTTCGATTTTATCGATTCTTCAATACTTTATCCCTATGTTGAAAAAGTTTTGGATGAACTAAAGGCTCGTAATATTAATATCGCACTTCTTACAACAAAGGGACAGGATCAAGCGGATAGAATTATTGACCATTTTAACTTATCCCAACATTTTGATTACATAATGGGAAGAAGACTAGGAATAGCTCATAAACCTGCACCGGATATGCTTCTACATATTTGTGAAAAACTAAATGCTTCACCTGCGAGTGTATTAATGGTCGGCGACACTGAAATGGATATTCTTTGCGGAAAGAATGCCGGGTCAAGAACATGCGGGGTAACTTATGGTTATAGAACAAAAGAGGAATTGCAAAATCTCAATCCGGATTTTGTGATTGACGAATTAAATGAACTGTTAAAATTTTTATAA
- a CDS encoding B12-binding domain-containing radical SAM protein, which translates to MNILLLYPEIPRSIIQFPDMVKVVGKKSAFPPLGLLTVAALLSESWDKKLIDLNTGSLNKNDIEWAEYAFISAMNVQSESVRDLIKLLNKYNLKIVAGGPLFTHEYLEYEGVDHFVLNEAEITLPLFLEDLEKGTPKKIYRSNEFADIHKTPIAKWELANLEDYLYSVVQYSRGCPYLCDFCDVTALFGRRPRTKTPEQIINELDKLISLGKVEQVLFADDNLIGNKNLLKKELLPALIKWREENPFAPGFATQVTINLADDKELAEMMLEAGFRNILIGIESVDEDSLIAMKKKQNTRRNLLKDIQYLHDLGFIIMGTFIVGLDTDKPTVFDDVIKFIQESGIVLSIINILKAPPGTELYDRMKREGRLLSTFKFGEDATNVIPLMGLDELEKGYKKIIDTIYSSESVFKRVRKYFEFNRTYKVKYPLKRKLTFLDFLKSLKIIFILGVVDKNRKYFWKIIKLVLKKNYNYLDLALLFSLILYQYSVLREENILVMKKAVAA; encoded by the coding sequence GTGAATATACTTTTATTATATCCCGAAATTCCGAGGTCAATAATTCAATTTCCCGATATGGTAAAAGTTGTGGGTAAAAAATCGGCTTTTCCTCCTCTGGGACTCCTAACCGTAGCAGCATTGTTATCTGAATCTTGGGATAAAAAATTAATAGATCTAAATACGGGATCTCTAAATAAAAATGATATTGAATGGGCAGAATATGCATTTATAAGCGCAATGAATGTGCAATCGGAAAGTGTTCGTGACTTAATAAAACTGTTGAATAAATACAATCTTAAGATCGTTGCGGGCGGACCTCTATTCACACATGAATATTTGGAATATGAAGGGGTTGATCACTTCGTACTGAATGAAGCAGAAATTACACTGCCATTATTTTTAGAAGATTTGGAGAAAGGTACACCTAAGAAAATTTATCGATCAAATGAATTTGCAGATATACACAAAACTCCAATCGCAAAATGGGAATTAGCAAATCTTGAAGATTATCTTTATTCGGTAGTACAATATTCCAGAGGATGTCCTTACTTATGCGACTTCTGTGATGTTACTGCTTTGTTTGGAAGGAGACCTCGTACAAAAACCCCGGAACAGATTATAAATGAATTGGACAAATTAATTTCACTTGGAAAAGTTGAGCAGGTTCTCTTCGCAGATGACAATTTAATCGGAAATAAAAATTTACTTAAGAAAGAGCTTCTCCCCGCATTAATTAAGTGGAGGGAAGAAAATCCCTTTGCTCCCGGTTTTGCAACACAAGTTACAATCAATTTAGCCGATGACAAAGAACTTGCCGAAATGATGCTTGAAGCGGGATTTAGAAATATTTTGATAGGTATTGAATCAGTTGATGAAGATTCTCTTATTGCAATGAAAAAGAAACAAAACACAAGGCGAAATCTTTTAAAGGATATTCAATACTTACACGATCTCGGTTTTATAATCATGGGTACATTCATTGTCGGTCTGGATACGGATAAGCCTACTGTTTTTGATGATGTTATTAAATTTATTCAAGAAAGCGGAATAGTACTTTCGATAATAAATATTTTAAAAGCTCCCCCTGGAACTGAGCTTTATGATAGAATGAAAAGAGAGGGGAGACTTCTTTCAACATTTAAGTTTGGTGAAGACGCTACTAATGTAATTCCCTTAATGGGCTTAGATGAATTAGAAAAGGGATACAAAAAAATTATTGATACAATTTATTCTTCCGAAAGTGTATTTAAACGTGTTCGAAAATATTTTGAATTCAACAGAACATATAAAGTAAAGTATCCACTTAAAAGAAAGTTAACGTTCCTTGATTTTTTGAAGTCTCTCAAAATCATTTTCATCTTAGGTGTTGTTGATAAAAATAGAAAGTATTTTTGGAAAATTATTAAGCTTGTTCTAAAGAAAAATTACAATTATCTTGATTTGGCTCTTCTTTTCTCTTTGATTCTGTATCAATACAGTGTTTTGAGGGAAGAAAATATTTTGGTTATGAAAAAGGCTGTTGCAGCATAA